A genomic segment from Candidatus Omnitrophota bacterium encodes:
- a CDS encoding RNA polymerase sigma factor RpoD/SigA — translation MDAIKLYLKDIRDLPLLSPEKEKELARKVKKGNKKARQEMVKSNLRLVINIAKKYSYLGVPMLDLIEEGNLGLMKAVSKYDPEKGYRFSTYAAWWIKQFITRAVANQGKTVRIPVYVMEMLMRFQKVKKQLLQKMKKTPQLNDISKKMKLPLTRVRQLNHMASNISSLNAPIGESGDSEFMDLIEDESIVSSVDELSKFLLHERIEGLLGKMTEREQKILRLRFGLGPDGVSHTLRDTAKHFGITRERVRQIEAACMEKLRKMMEEQEQVAEARMKSRGRRPGKK, via the coding sequence ATGGATGCAATAAAACTTTATCTCAAGGATATAAGGGATCTCCCACTATTGTCGCCGGAAAAAGAGAAAGAGCTGGCCCGCAAGGTCAAGAAGGGGAACAAGAAAGCCCGGCAGGAAATGGTCAAGAGCAACCTTCGTCTTGTGATAAACATCGCGAAGAAATACAGTTATCTTGGGGTGCCGATGCTGGACCTGATCGAGGAAGGGAACCTGGGCCTGATGAAAGCGGTAAGCAAGTACGATCCTGAGAAAGGATACAGGTTCAGTACTTACGCCGCGTGGTGGATAAAACAATTCATTACAAGGGCCGTCGCTAACCAGGGAAAGACCGTGCGGATACCCGTGTACGTGATGGAGATGCTGATGCGTTTTCAGAAAGTGAAGAAGCAGCTTCTGCAAAAGATGAAAAAAACGCCACAGCTTAATGATATCTCCAAAAAAATGAAACTCCCTTTGACCCGGGTCAGGCAGCTGAACCATATGGCTTCCAACATATCCAGTCTGAACGCGCCTATAGGAGAATCGGGCGATTCAGAATTCATGGACCTTATCGAGGACGAAAGTATCGTTAGCTCAGTGGATGAACTGAGCAAGTTCCTTCTCCACGAGAGGATCGAAGGGCTTTTAGGCAAAATGACCGAGCGAGAGCAGAAAATATTAAGGCTTCGCTTCGGTCTCGGACCCGATGGGGTGTCGCATACGCTAAGGGATACTGCCAAACATTTTGGGATAACCCGCGAAAGGGTCCGGCAGATCGAGGCAGCCTGCATGGAAAAACTCCGTAAGATGATGGAAGAGCAGGAACAGGTCGCGGAAGCCAGGATGAAAAGCCGGGGCAGAAGGCCCGGGAAAAAATAG
- the ppdK gene encoding pyruvate, phosphate dikinase: MKTKAKKKVAGPKAGKMVYFFGGGKAEGKAGMKNLLGGKGANLAEMAGLGIPVPAGFTITTEVCTAFYKNNGKYPAGIKDQVAAAMKKTEKIMGKKFGDPADPLLVSVRSGARQSMPGMMETVLNVGLTSKTMAGLIKMSGGNERFVYDAYRRLITMYSDVVMEKAAGIEPKEGQGIRQQLEKLMHAVKKRKGVTLDTDLDTADLKELCDAYKKKVKEVLGKEFPDDAEEQLWGGVGAVFRSWNGKRAISYRVIEGIPHEWGTAVNVQSMAFGNMGEDSATGVAFTRNPGNGENKFYGEYLVNAQGEDVVAGTRTPAPINTNSQSEHNKHEKILEKWNAKLYKQLFQIQRKLEKHYRDMQDMEFTIEKGKLYMLQTRNGKRNGPAAVKMAVDMVKEGLIDKRTAVMRVKPSQLDELLHPIIDPMEEKKITPIAKGLPAGPGGAAGMVVFSSDDAVEWAKNGKKVILVREETNPEDVEGMRAASAILTSRGGMTSHAALVARGWGKCCIVGCGDLEVDYHSKTATTGKVTLKEGDWITLNGTKGVVYAGQVPMIDATKENKVLNDFLKICDAVRKMKVRTNADTPEDARKARAFGAEGIGLFRTEHMFYGEGAEVPLSKLRKMILSGSVEERKAALNELFPHVKKDIKGTLEAMAGLPVTIRLLDPPLHEFVPHERKQQEELAGQLGIDMGTMERRIAALKENNPMMGHRGVRLGVTYPEVTEMQVRAILESTAELVKAKKKVAPEIMIPVVSSVSEIIEQKAVIAKVMKEVLGKYNMKKLPVMIGTMIEIPRAALTADKIAEEAEFFSFGTNDLTQMSFGFSRDDMGNFLVPYLEKGILPKDPFQSIDEEGVGQLIKMGIERGRKTKPNLKVGICGEHGGDPASVEFCYKAGMDYVSCSPFRVPIARLAAAQATVQN, from the coding sequence ATGAAAACGAAAGCCAAAAAGAAAGTGGCTGGTCCTAAAGCCGGAAAGATGGTCTATTTCTTCGGCGGCGGAAAGGCCGAAGGAAAGGCGGGCATGAAAAACCTTCTTGGTGGGAAAGGGGCTAACCTTGCAGAGATGGCAGGTCTTGGCATACCGGTTCCCGCCGGGTTCACCATAACCACCGAGGTATGCACGGCGTTCTACAAGAACAACGGTAAATATCCCGCCGGGATAAAGGACCAGGTGGCGGCGGCGATGAAAAAAACGGAAAAGATCATGGGCAAGAAGTTCGGTGATCCCGCTGATCCTCTTCTTGTTTCCGTAAGGTCCGGCGCGCGCCAGTCCATGCCGGGTATGATGGAGACGGTCCTTAACGTGGGCCTTACGTCAAAGACCATGGCAGGCCTGATCAAGATGTCGGGTGGTAACGAAAGGTTCGTCTACGACGCCTACAGGCGTCTTATCACCATGTATTCCGACGTTGTAATGGAAAAGGCCGCGGGGATTGAGCCGAAAGAAGGACAGGGGATACGCCAGCAGCTTGAGAAGTTGATGCATGCCGTGAAGAAAAGAAAGGGAGTGACCCTGGATACGGATCTGGACACAGCCGACCTGAAGGAACTTTGTGACGCGTATAAGAAAAAGGTCAAAGAGGTGCTTGGCAAAGAGTTCCCGGATGACGCGGAAGAACAGCTCTGGGGCGGTGTCGGCGCGGTATTCCGTTCATGGAACGGGAAAAGGGCCATATCCTACCGTGTGATCGAAGGTATCCCGCACGAATGGGGTACGGCGGTCAACGTACAGTCAATGGCCTTCGGGAACATGGGTGAGGATTCCGCTACCGGAGTAGCTTTCACCAGGAACCCGGGCAACGGAGAGAACAAGTTCTACGGCGAATATCTTGTGAACGCCCAGGGAGAGGATGTTGTGGCCGGGACACGTACGCCGGCTCCGATAAACACGAACTCGCAGAGTGAGCACAATAAACACGAGAAAATACTGGAAAAATGGAACGCGAAGCTCTACAAGCAGCTTTTCCAGATACAGAGGAAGTTGGAAAAACATTACCGCGATATGCAGGATATGGAGTTCACCATTGAAAAAGGGAAACTTTATATGCTCCAGACCAGGAACGGTAAGCGTAACGGTCCGGCGGCTGTCAAGATGGCGGTAGATATGGTCAAGGAAGGTCTTATCGACAAGAGAACGGCTGTCATGAGGGTAAAACCGTCGCAGCTCGATGAGCTTCTTCACCCGATAATAGACCCGATGGAAGAGAAAAAGATAACCCCGATAGCGAAAGGTCTTCCGGCCGGTCCGGGCGGAGCCGCGGGAATGGTCGTTTTCAGTTCCGATGACGCGGTCGAATGGGCGAAGAACGGTAAAAAGGTCATACTGGTCCGTGAGGAGACCAATCCTGAGGATGTCGAAGGCATGAGGGCGGCCAGCGCTATACTCACATCGCGTGGGGGTATGACATCGCATGCCGCTCTTGTCGCGAGAGGCTGGGGAAAATGCTGTATAGTGGGGTGTGGTGATCTTGAAGTGGATTATCACTCGAAGACCGCTACGACGGGGAAAGTCACCCTTAAGGAAGGCGACTGGATAACGCTGAACGGGACCAAGGGCGTTGTCTACGCCGGTCAGGTGCCGATGATCGACGCAACAAAAGAGAACAAGGTACTGAATGACTTCCTCAAGATATGCGATGCTGTGCGTAAGATGAAGGTCAGGACAAATGCCGATACCCCAGAGGATGCCAGGAAGGCCAGGGCTTTTGGGGCCGAGGGCATAGGTCTTTTCAGGACCGAGCACATGTTCTACGGGGAAGGGGCGGAAGTGCCTCTTTCCAAATTACGCAAGATGATACTTTCAGGCAGCGTGGAAGAGCGCAAAGCCGCTCTTAACGAGCTTTTCCCGCATGTGAAAAAGGATATAAAGGGCACGCTTGAGGCTATGGCGGGTCTGCCGGTCACCATAAGGCTGCTTGATCCTCCCCTTCACGAGTTCGTGCCGCATGAGAGGAAACAGCAGGAAGAACTTGCCGGACAGCTCGGCATAGATATGGGGACCATGGAAAGAAGGATCGCGGCGCTCAAGGAGAATAACCCGATGATGGGACACCGCGGGGTGCGTTTGGGTGTGACCTATCCTGAGGTGACCGAGATGCAGGTAAGGGCCATACTCGAGTCGACGGCTGAGTTGGTAAAGGCCAAGAAGAAAGTGGCTCCGGAGATAATGATACCGGTTGTCAGCAGTGTCAGCGAGATAATCGAGCAGAAAGCCGTGATCGCGAAGGTCATGAAAGAAGTGCTGGGCAAATACAACATGAAAAAGCTCCCGGTGATGATCGGTACGATGATAGAGATCCCGCGCGCGGCTCTTACGGCGGATAAGATCGCGGAAGAAGCCGAGTTCTTCTCGTTCGGGACCAATGACCTGACCCAGATGTCATTCGGGTTCTCCAGGGACGATATGGGGAACTTCCTTGTGCCTTATCTGGAAAAAGGCATACTGCCAAAGGACCCCTTCCAGTCAATAGACGAGGAGGGAGTGGGGCAGCTCATAAAGATGGGTATCGAAAGAGGGAGAAAGACCAAACCCAACCTTAAAGTGGGTATCTGCGGCGAGCATGGAGGAGATCCTGCTTCAGTAGAGTTCTGCTATAAGGCGGGTATGGATTACGTAAGTTGTTCGCCCTTCAGGGTGCCGATAGCCAGATTGGCGGCAGCCCAGGCGACGGTGCAGAACTAG
- a CDS encoding glycine--tRNA ligase, which produces MTDRSMVNVELKDIANLCKRRGFIFQSSEIYGGIGSVWDYGPLGVELKNNVKREWWKAMVYDRNDIEGLDAAIIMNPETWKASGHVGSFADMMVDCMECKKRFRIDHLKKKECPDCGGSLTEPRSFNLMFKTQVGSLEGQGVDVYLRPETAQGIFVNFENVLISTRRKPPFGVAQIGKSFRNEITTGNFTFRSREFEQMELEFFVKPGDDDKWYDFWVNERLSWYSSLGIKKEKLRLREHDKDELAHYAKRCHDVEYLFPMGWSELEGIANRTDYDLRQHSTISGRELQYFDSATGEKYTPYVIEPSGGVDRGVLAFLLDAYRTETVKDRQRVYLSLDKKLAPIKIAVLPLLKNRPEIVEMAHKIREDLKGDYRVVYDDTAAIGRLYRRQDEIGTPFCVTIDVDSLSDNKVTVRERDSMEQERVDTSNIKEYMKGRLGF; this is translated from the coding sequence ATGACGGACAGAAGTATGGTGAACGTAGAGCTCAAGGATATAGCCAATCTCTGTAAACGCCGCGGTTTTATATTCCAGAGCAGCGAGATATATGGCGGCATAGGTAGTGTTTGGGATTACGGTCCCTTGGGGGTCGAGCTAAAGAACAATGTCAAGCGCGAGTGGTGGAAGGCCATGGTCTATGACAGGAACGACATAGAGGGCCTGGACGCCGCCATAATAATGAACCCGGAGACATGGAAGGCCTCGGGGCACGTAGGTTCGTTCGCCGACATGATGGTCGATTGCATGGAGTGCAAAAAGAGGTTCCGGATAGATCACCTCAAGAAGAAAGAATGCCCTGATTGCGGAGGGTCCCTGACGGAACCCAGAAGCTTCAACCTCATGTTCAAGACACAGGTCGGGTCACTTGAGGGACAGGGGGTGGATGTATATCTCAGGCCGGAGACGGCCCAGGGTATATTCGTGAATTTCGAGAACGTACTTATTTCCACGAGACGCAAACCGCCTTTCGGGGTGGCCCAGATAGGGAAGTCTTTTCGTAACGAGATAACTACAGGGAACTTTACTTTTCGCAGCAGGGAATTCGAGCAGATGGAACTAGAGTTCTTTGTTAAGCCGGGAGATGACGATAAATGGTACGATTTCTGGGTCAATGAAAGGCTTTCATGGTATTCTTCCTTGGGCATAAAGAAGGAGAAGCTAAGGCTCCGCGAACACGATAAGGACGAGCTGGCGCATTATGCCAAAAGGTGCCATGATGTTGAGTATCTTTTCCCGATGGGGTGGTCGGAACTCGAAGGTATCGCCAACAGGACGGATTATGATCTTCGGCAGCACTCAACGATAAGTGGCAGGGAGCTTCAGTACTTTGACAGCGCCACAGGAGAGAAGTACACCCCATATGTCATCGAACCTTCCGGCGGGGTGGACAGAGGCGTCCTTGCTTTCCTGCTCGACGCGTACAGGACAGAGACCGTCAAAGACCGACAGAGAGTGTATTTATCTCTGGACAAAAAACTGGCGCCGATTAAAATAGCCGTATTACCTTTGTTGAAAAATCGACCGGAAATAGTTGAAATGGCCCATAAGATCAGGGAAGACCTTAAGGGCGATTACAGGGTGGTCTATGACGATACCGCCGCGATTGGGCGGCTTTATCGCAGGCAGGACGAGATCGGCACGCCTTTCTGCGTCACTATCGATGTGGATTCCCTTTCAGACAACAAAGTGACCGTACGTGAAAGGGATTCCATGGAGCAGGAAAGGGTGGACACGTCCAACATCAAGGAGTACATGAAGGGCAGGCTGGGATTCTGA
- the recO gene encoding DNA repair protein RecO — MAAHKAEGVILRKYQLRETSYILVVYTSEFGKIKGVIKGVRAPYPQFAGNFEALTKVSLLFYRKARKGLDLITACEATEGYYPVRNDIERLTYANYFIELIDTVSSDYDPNPALYEVLDKSLKMLASDVSPRRAGRIFELKMLEAIGVRPQLETCIVCGGAPGESVVFDVAGGGIRCASCSEGKSSATHVSRGTLRFMENILNRDIERTGHIKVSREVGREMEGILKAFISFHVGRQARSMRFIEHLQARGIVQQ, encoded by the coding sequence ATGGCCGCACATAAAGCGGAAGGAGTGATCCTCCGTAAATACCAGTTAAGAGAGACCAGCTATATACTCGTGGTCTATACAAGTGAGTTCGGCAAGATAAAAGGGGTCATAAAAGGAGTTAGGGCCCCGTATCCTCAGTTCGCGGGGAATTTCGAGGCCTTAACTAAAGTGTCATTACTTTTCTATCGAAAGGCCCGCAAGGGACTGGACCTGATAACGGCTTGCGAGGCGACCGAGGGCTATTACCCTGTCAGGAACGACATAGAAAGGTTGACATATGCCAATTATTTTATAGAATTAATAGACACGGTCTCCAGTGATTATGACCCGAATCCGGCGCTTTACGAAGTTCTTGATAAATCCCTCAAGATGCTGGCTTCGGACGTAAGCCCCCGAAGGGCCGGCAGGATATTTGAACTTAAGATGCTGGAAGCCATAGGGGTGAGACCGCAACTGGAAACGTGTATCGTATGTGGCGGCGCGCCGGGAGAGAGCGTAGTGTTCGATGTCGCGGGCGGCGGTATACGATGCGCCTCATGCTCCGAGGGCAAGAGTTCCGCGACGCATGTTTCCCGGGGTACGCTGAGGTTCATGGAGAACATACTTAACAGGGATATAGAAAGAACGGGGCACATAAAGGTCAGCCGGGAAGTGGGCCGGGAGATGGAAGGCATACTGAAGGCCTTCATATCGTTCCACGTGGGTCGGCAGGCCAGATCCATGCGTTTCATCGAGCATTTGCAGGCTCGTGGTATCGTACAACAATAG
- a CDS encoding DUF502 domain-containing protein translates to MKKIWNKFFVNFFNGIVILLPVAVTIALVNFMVKWLNNAILEPILELFTATTGGGRHVLIGKTLVFLLAIFTMALIGWGAKIIFINRIFSLGERLLIKVPVMGRVYAAFKQIFSAIFGQGKTVFRNVVVIEYPRKGIYSIGFTTGFAKGELKALAGDGAIAVFLPTTPNPTSGIFLIVPREEAHFLNISVEDGMKLIVSGGAVSPPDL, encoded by the coding sequence ATGAAGAAGATTTGGAACAAGTTCTTCGTGAACTTTTTTAACGGCATAGTTATCCTGCTGCCGGTAGCGGTGACCATTGCCCTTGTTAATTTCATGGTCAAATGGCTGAATAATGCCATACTGGAGCCAATACTTGAATTGTTCACGGCGACGACAGGCGGCGGAAGGCATGTGCTCATCGGGAAGACCCTTGTTTTCCTGCTGGCCATATTCACTATGGCCCTGATCGGATGGGGGGCCAAGATAATCTTCATAAACCGGATATTCTCCCTTGGAGAGCGGCTCCTTATAAAAGTACCTGTGATGGGAAGGGTGTACGCGGCCTTCAAGCAGATCTTCTCAGCTATATTCGGCCAGGGGAAAACGGTGTTCAGGAACGTTGTAGTGATAGAGTATCCGCGAAAAGGGATATACTCCATCGGGTTCACCACAGGGTTCGCCAAAGGCGAGCTCAAGGCCCTGGCAGGCGACGGGGCGATAGCGGTGTTCCTGCCGACCACGCCTAACCCTACGAGCGGGATATTCCTTATCGTTCCGCGGGAGGAAGCGCATTTTCTGAACATAAGTGTAGAGGACGGGATGAAACTCATAGTTTCCGGCGGCGCGGTGTCGCCACCTGATCTATGA
- a CDS encoding diacylglycerol kinase translates to MKYSRKLKDIYNRNFFQSVNTALEGVVHTLQSERNMRIHFLSGFLVLIAGIYFNFSSVEFLLLCFAVSFVLVSEMFNTAVERMVDMMTGEYDQRVKIIKDIAAGAVFVSAVNAFIVGYILLFRRITSHVGVAFNVIKQSPWHVTLIALLIVVGIVLFIKVMRKERSLLRGGMPSGHSALAFSIWMIVSLLTWNGLVSILVFLMALVVARSRVSVGVHSPAEVVAGSVLGALITLLIFQLFSLGGSGYL, encoded by the coding sequence ATGAAATACTCAAGAAAGCTGAAAGATATCTATAACCGTAATTTTTTCCAGAGCGTGAATACCGCGCTTGAGGGGGTAGTGCATACTCTTCAATCGGAGAGGAACATGCGGATACATTTTCTATCCGGGTTCCTTGTGCTCATAGCCGGGATATACTTTAATTTTTCATCCGTGGAATTCCTGCTGCTTTGTTTCGCGGTCTCATTCGTACTTGTTTCGGAGATGTTCAATACCGCCGTTGAGCGTATGGTGGATATGATGACCGGAGAATATGACCAGAGGGTGAAGATAATAAAGGATATAGCGGCCGGGGCTGTGTTCGTCAGTGCCGTGAACGCGTTCATCGTGGGGTATATACTGCTCTTCAGACGGATAACGTCCCATGTCGGGGTGGCGTTCAACGTGATAAAACAATCCCCCTGGCATGTTACGTTGATCGCTCTGCTGATAGTCGTGGGGATAGTGCTTTTCATAAAAGTGATGCGAAAGGAAAGGTCACTTCTGCGTGGAGGGATGCCCAGCGGCCATTCCGCCCTGGCTTTTTCGATATGGATGATAGTATCACTCTTGACATGGAACGGACTGGTCTCGATACTGGTATTCCTCATGGCGCTTGTGGTCGCCAGGAGCCGTGTATCCGTGGGGGTGCATTCGCCGGCCGAGGTCGTGGCGGGCAGTGTCCTGGGGGCGCTTATCACGCTGTTGATCTTTCAGCTTTTTTCACTAGGGGGAAGCGGATATTTATGA
- the ybeY gene encoding rRNA maturation RNase YbeY yields MTEPKINLRNQNPQKKINLTTLRKVAGCVVEDLGPMRGEINVLLIDDREMRKMNRRYKDVDASTDVLAFPRGKDMREGFLSGDIAISTDKAALNAKVYDTGFVRESALYVIHGILHLAGYDDTTPAKKRVMKKKENEILKKAERYL; encoded by the coding sequence ATGACGGAGCCAAAAATAAACCTAAGAAACCAAAACCCCCAAAAAAAGATCAACCTGACAACGCTGCGTAAGGTGGCCGGATGCGTGGTGGAGGATCTCGGCCCGATGCGCGGGGAGATCAATGTGCTGCTCATTGATGACCGCGAGATGCGTAAGATGAACAGGCGATATAAGGATGTCGACGCCTCGACGGATGTGCTGGCGTTCCCGCGGGGCAAGGATATGCGGGAAGGGTTCCTTTCAGGGGACATAGCCATATCCACGGACAAAGCGGCCTTGAACGCGAAAGTTTACGATACAGGGTTCGTCAGGGAGTCGGCGTTATACGTGATACACGGGATACTGCATCTCGCGGGATATGATGATACTACGCCCGCGAAAAAACGCGTCATGAAGAAGAAGGAAAATGAAATACTCAAGAAAGCTGAAAGATATCTATAA
- a CDS encoding HDIG domain-containing protein yields the protein MIDRERLRKVYDSILGDKALLVLFIFLFMVAAIGSMFVSPQLYKGNMHVGDIALKNIYAPYDFTYQWDIDEKRTAEAKDAAVKAVPFYFRRDRSVERRAENSVNVLFDNIEDEKASGGDASGYMTRIKEDVSFEISEKNIKLLAEYKDTHKLRQKSIKILNRIFRMGYVSPEDARAIDDAGASEVKIYESDPNREATRARNQLLTERGAHKAVEEYLYREFRGERRISGALNAVILPNLTPNLFLDAGKRQEKREEALARSTPVYRIWAVEKNELIVEKGKRLEPRHIAQLSQLRRFFRPGVTPVFFLGVLLLFLLLGVTAVIYSLLVRKVDVLKDTKNVAVILINMLLAVVVADLVTRSPQPSYFIPLAAMGMMIAVLVDHSIAIFSVMMVSVLISLLIGGGIELLFVLMTGAIVGIFSLRGLRRRANILWAGLAAGGAKFLAISCIGLINGMEPDFFFKDGMWGIASGVMSGFIVMGLLPVYEHWFKIPTNISLLELSDLNHPLLKRLAMEAPGTYHHSIMVGNLAESACDAIGANSLLARVGAYYHDIGKINKPEYFTENEMGMGSRHSKLAPSMSALIISKHVKEGTEIARKHNLSKAIIDFISQHHGDGLIYYFYQKAVEKSEDGNVVNEENFRYPGPKPQTKESAIILLADSVEASSRTLDDPTPSSIRNLVRRIINNKFIDGQLDECDLTLKDMNKIADSFSRVLMGVFHARPEYPDEEKKQKDGGDDGAKNKPKKPKPPKKDQPDNAA from the coding sequence ATGATAGATAGAGAGCGTTTGCGGAAAGTGTATGATTCCATACTGGGGGACAAAGCCCTGTTGGTGTTGTTCATCTTTTTGTTCATGGTCGCGGCCATAGGCAGTATGTTCGTGAGCCCGCAGCTTTATAAAGGTAATATGCATGTGGGCGATATCGCCTTGAAGAACATATACGCGCCTTATGATTTCACGTATCAATGGGATATAGACGAAAAAAGGACCGCTGAGGCAAAGGACGCGGCGGTGAAGGCAGTCCCGTTCTATTTCAGGAGGGACAGGTCCGTAGAACGCCGGGCGGAGAATTCCGTTAACGTACTGTTCGACAATATCGAGGACGAAAAGGCATCGGGAGGGGACGCGTCCGGGTATATGACCCGTATAAAAGAGGATGTCAGTTTCGAGATCTCGGAAAAGAACATCAAGCTTCTCGCGGAATATAAGGATACGCATAAGCTCAGGCAGAAGTCCATAAAGATACTCAACAGGATATTCAGGATGGGGTATGTTTCCCCTGAAGATGCCCGGGCCATAGACGATGCGGGGGCTTCCGAGGTGAAGATATACGAGAGCGATCCTAACAGGGAAGCCACACGCGCGCGTAACCAGCTTCTGACCGAACGGGGGGCGCATAAGGCGGTAGAAGAATATCTTTACAGGGAGTTCCGGGGCGAAAGACGTATAAGCGGTGCCTTGAACGCTGTTATCCTGCCGAACCTTACCCCTAACCTGTTCCTGGACGCGGGAAAGCGTCAGGAAAAAAGAGAAGAGGCTCTTGCCCGTTCCACGCCGGTGTACCGGATATGGGCCGTTGAAAAGAACGAGCTGATCGTCGAGAAAGGAAAACGTCTTGAACCCAGGCACATAGCCCAGCTCTCGCAGCTGAGAAGGTTCTTCCGCCCTGGGGTCACGCCTGTGTTTTTCCTGGGCGTACTTCTTTTGTTCCTTCTCCTGGGCGTTACGGCTGTCATCTACAGCCTGCTTGTTCGTAAAGTGGATGTCTTGAAGGACACAAAGAACGTAGCGGTGATACTTATAAACATGTTGCTGGCCGTGGTCGTGGCGGATCTGGTCACCCGGTCCCCCCAGCCCAGTTATTTCATTCCTCTGGCCGCGATGGGCATGATGATAGCCGTGCTTGTAGATCACAGTATAGCGATATTTTCGGTGATGATGGTGAGTGTACTTATCTCTCTACTGATAGGGGGAGGTATCGAGCTTTTATTCGTGCTTATGACAGGGGCTATCGTCGGCATATTCTCATTAAGGGGCCTGCGCCGAAGGGCGAATATACTATGGGCCGGTCTGGCCGCGGGCGGCGCCAAATTCCTGGCGATAAGCTGTATCGGCCTGATAAACGGAATGGAACCGGATTTTTTCTTTAAGGATGGCATGTGGGGTATAGCCAGCGGAGTGATGTCGGGGTTCATCGTCATGGGGCTTTTACCTGTGTATGAACACTGGTTCAAGATACCGACCAACATAAGCCTGCTCGAACTATCAGACCTTAATCATCCCTTGCTGAAAAGGCTGGCGATGGAGGCCCCTGGCACCTATCATCACAGTATAATGGTAGGCAATCTCGCGGAATCGGCATGCGATGCCATAGGGGCGAACAGCCTGCTCGCGAGGGTAGGGGCCTATTATCACGATATCGGCAAGATTAACAAGCCTGAGTATTTTACGGAGAATGAGATGGGTATGGGGTCAAGACACTCCAAGCTTGCCCCGTCGATGAGCGCGTTGATAATATCCAAGCACGTGAAGGAAGGGACGGAGATAGCCCGGAAACACAACCTGAGCAAAGCCATAATAGATTTTATCAGCCAGCATCATGGGGACGGGCTTATATATTATTTCTACCAGAAGGCTGTGGAGAAGTCCGAGGACGGCAATGTGGTGAACGAGGAGAATTTCAGGTATCCCGGTCCGAAACCCCAGACGAAGGAAAGCGCTATAATACTTCTGGCGGATTCCGTAGAGGCGTCAAGCCGTACTCTTGATGATCCTACCCCGTCCAGCATACGTAACCTTGTCAGGAGGATCATCAACAACAAGTTCATCGACGGACAGCTTGATGAATGTGACCTTACCCTTAAGGATATGAACAAGATAGCGGACAGTTTCTCGCGTGTGCTTATGGGGGTGTTCCATGCTCGTCCGGAATATCCGGATGAAGAGAAAAAACAAAAGGATGGCGGGGATGACGGAGCCAAAAATAAACCTAAGAAACCAAAACCCCCAAAAAAAGATCAACCTGACAACGCTGCGTAA
- a CDS encoding PhoH family protein, with the protein MQEERIVITDDSEARKLFGKHDENLRKVEKALGVSTAFKDGELKITSNDDKGLIKAVDIINEFLLVIRKGGELSSRDVGYSLKAEDPGMALNSIFLDRIEVSSKRAYIAPRSAGQKKYIDAIRRNDIVFCIGPAGTGKTYLAMAMAVNALKKNLVTRIILTRPAVEAGESLGFLPGDMYEKVNPYLRPLYDALYDMVEPHKAREYMEEGIIEVAPLAFMRGRTLNDSYIIMDEAQNSTREQMKMFLTRLGFGAKTVITGDITQSDLPRGKQSGLVHASDLLSGIEGIEFVTLKGEDVVRHELVQEIIKVYKSEEEASNDR; encoded by the coding sequence ATGCAGGAAGAGAGAATTGTCATCACGGATGATTCTGAGGCCCGAAAACTGTTCGGTAAGCATGACGAGAACCTCAGGAAGGTCGAAAAAGCCTTAGGCGTATCCACCGCGTTCAAGGACGGCGAGCTCAAGATAACGTCGAATGACGATAAGGGCCTGATAAAGGCCGTGGATATCATCAACGAGTTCCTCCTTGTGATAAGGAAGGGTGGAGAACTGTCGAGCCGGGACGTGGGGTACTCATTGAAGGCCGAGGATCCGGGCATGGCTCTTAACAGCATCTTCCTGGACAGGATAGAAGTCAGCTCCAAACGCGCGTATATAGCACCGCGTAGCGCGGGCCAAAAAAAATACATAGACGCGATCCGCAGGAACGATATAGTTTTCTGCATAGGCCCGGCAGGGACCGGAAAGACCTATCTGGCCATGGCGATGGCAGTGAACGCCCTGAAAAAGAACCTGGTGACGCGTATAATATTGACGCGTCCGGCGGTCGAGGCGGGGGAGAGCTTGGGATTTCTTCCGGGGGACATGTATGAAAAGGTCAATCCTTACCTTCGCCCCTTGTATGACGCGCTTTATGATATGGTCGAGCCTCATAAGGCCAGGGAATACATGGAGGAAGGGATAATTGAAGTGGCTCCCCTGGCGTTCATGAGGGGGCGGACCCTGAACGATTCCTATATCATAATGGACGAGGCGCAGAATTCCACCAGGGAACAAATGAAGATGTTCCTGACCAGACTTGGGTTCGGGGCAAAGACAGTGATCACCGGAGATATTACCCAGAGCGATCTGCCGAGAGGCAAACAGTCCGGCCTGGTGCACGCCAGTGACCTTCTTTCCGGGATAGAGGGCATAGAGTTCGTTACCCTCAAAGGAGAGGATGTCGTGAGGCATGAACTGGTACAGGAGATAATAAAGGTGTACAAGAGCGAGGAAGAGGCTTCCAATGATAGATAG